A window of Rhododendron vialii isolate Sample 1 chromosome 13a, ASM3025357v1 contains these coding sequences:
- the LOC131314165 gene encoding uncharacterized protein LOC131314165 isoform X2 yields MINQEPTSVISKDGALAEKKINRNIAVQDDEDFSREFPPDRLTPRKVSDMTDMPQNHEKRVGSNKNPNSHLGYEEITKILGLQRMDSDCCSDMPEFASAKGSIAEVENGAYLNQPNGYQKENNGSGHGPTRGTGEITYDTAVVSPSAQLINGFESTQFSQPYGLGFLDGSQSGKMKVLCSFGGKILPRPSDGKLRYVGGETRIVSIRYSDLWEELVGKTLGICKQPHIIKYQLPGEDLDSLISVSSNEDLQNMMEEYQGLEKLGGSQRLRMFLIPLSESENSFALDTNGIQKSNPDYEYVVAVNGIVGPNQWRSSEQVLENGTSRLKTSLEDKESIGDTNSTKNVYESQNPVRSPIQSDPFSLVQGLQGDSKSGYTQIYPDNLLSGSTESNSSFRTAQLPHENSSIDEATYYYPMHGAEILVNHHLPDKIDNTRQPSKPGGVHFQNRIPGREFFLPPSLDQNSSTVDEYSCERPMLKERAFHSEKFEDPTGLLSGSGDSVGSQLVMPHAFSDSKLQEYGRRSSYCSQEGMSPSPPLSFTKPQLSPLVSAALQEPLRPENIDPVNPQFQLKLLDVEPTVSRKGIELPNCSIGLEPLSRNDYSRADVGDNDEKYRPMKDVKSKMFQNHVDDNRLSWEMLNKFDEKDPFLHGDGKLSKSRPPAISILNSNTPRQELQVSGGMISESSGIDLKPFADKVMERPQNIQQEKAPDDLMAEGQRIAKDQHHVSTAVTDGEVGIGIPWPNNLEVSGLFPVYQQPMDENSLADLLYGLKDSLVSHESSNPYPSAAFDNASMGENSHIFHTKQNTIQKPGFRREVSLIDDDFVNYPDQTVAKSDILGCPEDKEMPEKISPNVCYEQNMLDPMIFVEQAADSLFPGMDTFSATVPHAVDATGGAILSSNVAEHESILEESDPESDKGGDGDKGESITDAVIAEFEADIYGLQIIKNADLEELRELGSGTYGTVYHGKWRGSDVAIKRIRSSCFSGRSSEQERLTRDFWREARILSNLHHPNVVAFYGVVPDAAGGTLATVTEFMANGSLRNVLVKKDRSLDRRRKLIVAMDAAFGMEYLHLKNIVHFDLKCDNLLVNLRDPQRPICKVGDFGLSRIKRNTLVSGGVRGTLPWMAPELLNGSSSRVSEKVDVFSFGITLWEILTGEEPYANMHCGAIIGGILKNTLRPPIPERCDPEWRKLIEECWSTDAEARPSFTEITNRLRSMSMAAQGKGQSNQAR; encoded by the exons ATGATCAATCAAGAACCAACTTCTGTCATTTCAAAAGATGGGGCTTTGgcagagaagaaaataaacCGCAACATAGCTGTACAGGACGATGAGGATTTTTCTAGGGAGTTTCCTCCGGATCGTCTTACTCCGAGAAAAGTTTCTGATATGACCGACATGCCTCAAAACCATGAGAAGAGAGTTGGATCCAATAAGAATCCCAACAGTCATCTGGGATATGAGGAAATTACCAAGATTCTTGGTTTGCAGAGGATGGACTCAGACTGTTGTTCCGATATGCCAGAGTTTGCTTCTGCAAAAGGGTCTATTGCAGAGGTTGAGAATGGGGCTTATCTGAATCAGCCAAATGGATACCAGAAGGAAAATAACGGTTCTGGACATGGGCCAACGAGGGGTACCGGAGAAATAACCTATGACACCGCTGTTGTTAGTCCAAGTGCTCAATTGATAAATGGATTTGAATCCACTCAATTCTCCCAACCTTATGGATTGGGGTTTTTGGACGGTTCACAATCTGGCAAGATGAAGGTCCTTTGCAGCTTTGGTGGAAAAATCTTGCCTAGGCCAAGTGATGGGAAACTTAGATATGTTGGGGGAGAAACTCGTATCGTTTCCATACGGTATAGTGATCTGTGGGAAGAACTTGTCGGAAAGACATTGGGAATTTGCAAGCAACCTCACATAATCAAGTACCAGCTTCCTGGTGAAGACCTTGATTCCCTTATATCCGTTTCCTCCAACGAGGATCTTCAGAATATGATGGAGGAATACCAAGGCCTTGAAAAGCTTGGGGGTTCTCAACGGCTAAGGATGTTTTTGATTCCTTTGAGTGAGTCTGAAAATTCATTTGCTCTCGATACAAATGGTATTCAGAAGAGCAACCCCGATTACGAATATGTTGTTGCAGTCAATGGCATAGTTGGCCCTAACCAGTGGAGAAGTAGCGAGCAGGTTTTGGAAAATGGCACGAGTCGGTTAAAAACTAGTTTGGAAGACAAGGAAAGCATTGGTGATACGAATTCTACTAAGAATgtttatgaatcccaaaatccAGTCCGGTCTCCCATTCAATCTGATCCCTTCTCTCTGGTGCAAGGTCTTCAGGGAGATTCAAAAAGTGGTTACACCCAAATTTATCCAGATAACTTATTATCTGGTAGCACGGAAAGCAACAGCTCATTCAGGACTGCTCAACTACCACATGAAAACTCTAGCATTGATGAGGCTACTTATTACTACCCCATGCATGGAGCAGAAATTTTAGTAAACCATCATCTTCCTGATAAAATTGATAATACCAGACAGCCAAGTAAGCCAGGTGGAGTGCACTTTCAAAACCGAATTCCCGGAAGAGAATTTTTTCTTCCTCCTAGCCTTGATCAAAATAGTAGCACTGTTGATGAATACTCTTGTGAGAGGCCAATGCTAAAGGAAAGGGCATTTCATTCTGAAAAGTTTGAAGATCCTACTGGTCTGTTGTCAGGATCTGGTGATTCTGTTGGTTCTCAACTTGTAATGCCACATGCGTTCTCTGATTCAAAGCTGCAGGAATATGGAAGGAGGTCTTCTTACTGCTCACAAGAAGGAATGAGCCCATCTCCCCCCTTGAGCTTCACAAAACCACAATTGTCTCCACTTGTTTCAGCTGCTTTGCAAGAGCCACTGCGGCCCGAGAATATTGATCCTGTCAATCCTCAGTTCCAACTTAAGTTGCTGGATGTGGAGCCTACAGTCTCTCGCAAAGGAATAGAGTTGCCCAATTGCTCCATAGGCTTGGAACCGTTGAGCAGGAATGATTATTCTCGAGCGGATGTGGGTGATAATGATGAAAAGTATCGACCAATGAAAGATGTAAAGTCAAAAATGTTCCAAAACCATGTTGATGACAATCGTTTAAGTTGGGAAATGTTGAACAAATTCGATGAAAAGGACCCCTTTTTACATGGGGATGGAAAGCTTTCTAAGAGCAGGCCACCTGCTATTTCCATTCTTAATAGTAATACTCCACGGCAAGAGTTACAGGTATCTGGGGGCATGATTTCTGAATCGTCGGGCATTGATTTGAAACCTTTTGCAGATAAAGTAATGGAAAGGCCCCAGAACATTCAACAGGAGAAGGCCCCAGATGATCTTATGGCTGAAGGCCAAAGAATCGCCAAAGATCAACATCATGTTTCAACTGCAGTAACAGATGGTGAAGTTGGAATTGGCATACCATGGCCCAACAACTTGGAAGTTTCAGGCCTGTTTCCAGTTTACCAACAACCCATGGATGAAAATTCTCTGGCTGATTTACTCTATGGTTTAAAAGACAGCCTAGTTTCTCATGAATCCTCAAATCCTTACCCATCTGCGGCTTTTGATAATGCTTCTATGGGGGAAAATTCacatatttttcatacaaagcAGAATACAATCCAGAAACCTGGTTTTAGGAGAGAAGTATCTCTAATTGATGATGATTTCGTGAATTACCCTGATCAGACAGTTGCGAAGTCAGACATTCTGGGATGCCCTGAAGACAAGGAAATGCCAGAAAAAATTTCACCTAATGTGTGTTATGAGCAAAATATGCTGGATCCCATGATTTTTGTTGAACAGGCGGCTGATAGCTTATTTCCCGGAATGGATACTTTCTCCGCAACTGTCCCTCATGCAGTGGATGCAACTGGTGGAGCAATTCTATCTTCCAATGTTGCGGAGCATGAAAGCATACTTGAAGAGTCCGACCCTGAG AGTGACAAAGGTGGTGATGGAGATAAGGGTGAATCGATTACTGATGCAGTGATAGCTGAATTTGAAGCTGACATTTATGGTTTGCAG ATTATAAAGAATGCTGATCTTGAAGAACTGCGAGAGTTAGGATCTGGTACATATGGAACTGTTTATCATGGGAAGTGGCGAGGATCAGATGTTGCTATCAAGAGAATTAGAAGTAGCTGCTTTTCTGGGAGATCATCAGAGCAAGAACGGTTG ACCAGAGACTTCTGGAGAGAGGCACGCATCCTTTCTAATCTTCATCATCCCAATGTGGTTGCTTTTTATGGGGTGGTACCAGACGCCGCTGGGGGAACCTTGGCAACTGTAACTGAATTTATGGCAAATGGCTCACTAAGGAATGTCCTAGTTAAGAAGGATAG ATCACTTGATCGCCGCAGGAAGCTTATTGTTGCCATGGATGCAGCTTTTGGCATGGAATACTTGCATTTAAAAAATATCGTCCATTTCGATCTTAAATGTGACAATCTACTAGTCAATCTGAGGGATCCACAACGACCCATATGCAAG GTTGGAGACTTTGGACTGTCCAGAATAAAGCGCAATACTCTAGTTTCTGGTGGTGTGCGAGGAACCCTCCCTTGGATGGCACCAGAATTGTTGAATGGTAGCAGCAGCCGGGTTTCTGAGAAG GTTGATGTATTTTCATTCGGCATTACCCTGTGGGAGATCCTAACAGGAGAGGAACCTTACGCAAATATGCATTGTGGGGCAATTATTG GGGGAATTTTGAAGAATACTCTTCGGCCCCCTATTCCTGAAAGGTGTGATCCGGAGTGGAGGAAACTGATAGAAGAGTGTTGGTCAACTGACGCTGAAGCACGACCCTCATTTACAGAGATTACAAACAGGTTGCGATCTATGTCTATGGCAGCCCAAGGAAAGGGACAAAGTAATCAAGCAAGATAG
- the LOC131314165 gene encoding uncharacterized protein LOC131314165 isoform X1 gives MMQLNKEARGLSGGMINQEPTSVISKDGALAEKKINRNIAVQDDEDFSREFPPDRLTPRKVSDMTDMPQNHEKRVGSNKNPNSHLGYEEITKILGLQRMDSDCCSDMPEFASAKGSIAEVENGAYLNQPNGYQKENNGSGHGPTRGTGEITYDTAVVSPSAQLINGFESTQFSQPYGLGFLDGSQSGKMKVLCSFGGKILPRPSDGKLRYVGGETRIVSIRYSDLWEELVGKTLGICKQPHIIKYQLPGEDLDSLISVSSNEDLQNMMEEYQGLEKLGGSQRLRMFLIPLSESENSFALDTNGIQKSNPDYEYVVAVNGIVGPNQWRSSEQVLENGTSRLKTSLEDKESIGDTNSTKNVYESQNPVRSPIQSDPFSLVQGLQGDSKSGYTQIYPDNLLSGSTESNSSFRTAQLPHENSSIDEATYYYPMHGAEILVNHHLPDKIDNTRQPSKPGGVHFQNRIPGREFFLPPSLDQNSSTVDEYSCERPMLKERAFHSEKFEDPTGLLSGSGDSVGSQLVMPHAFSDSKLQEYGRRSSYCSQEGMSPSPPLSFTKPQLSPLVSAALQEPLRPENIDPVNPQFQLKLLDVEPTVSRKGIELPNCSIGLEPLSRNDYSRADVGDNDEKYRPMKDVKSKMFQNHVDDNRLSWEMLNKFDEKDPFLHGDGKLSKSRPPAISILNSNTPRQELQVSGGMISESSGIDLKPFADKVMERPQNIQQEKAPDDLMAEGQRIAKDQHHVSTAVTDGEVGIGIPWPNNLEVSGLFPVYQQPMDENSLADLLYGLKDSLVSHESSNPYPSAAFDNASMGENSHIFHTKQNTIQKPGFRREVSLIDDDFVNYPDQTVAKSDILGCPEDKEMPEKISPNVCYEQNMLDPMIFVEQAADSLFPGMDTFSATVPHAVDATGGAILSSNVAEHESILEESDPESDKGGDGDKGESITDAVIAEFEADIYGLQIIKNADLEELRELGSGTYGTVYHGKWRGSDVAIKRIRSSCFSGRSSEQERLTRDFWREARILSNLHHPNVVAFYGVVPDAAGGTLATVTEFMANGSLRNVLVKKDRSLDRRRKLIVAMDAAFGMEYLHLKNIVHFDLKCDNLLVNLRDPQRPICKVGDFGLSRIKRNTLVSGGVRGTLPWMAPELLNGSSSRVSEKVDVFSFGITLWEILTGEEPYANMHCGAIIGGILKNTLRPPIPERCDPEWRKLIEECWSTDAEARPSFTEITNRLRSMSMAAQGKGQSNQAR, from the exons ATGATGCAGCTAAACAAGGAGGCACGCGGTCTGTCTGGCGGGATGATCAATCAAGAACCAACTTCTGTCATTTCAAAAGATGGGGCTTTGgcagagaagaaaataaacCGCAACATAGCTGTACAGGACGATGAGGATTTTTCTAGGGAGTTTCCTCCGGATCGTCTTACTCCGAGAAAAGTTTCTGATATGACCGACATGCCTCAAAACCATGAGAAGAGAGTTGGATCCAATAAGAATCCCAACAGTCATCTGGGATATGAGGAAATTACCAAGATTCTTGGTTTGCAGAGGATGGACTCAGACTGTTGTTCCGATATGCCAGAGTTTGCTTCTGCAAAAGGGTCTATTGCAGAGGTTGAGAATGGGGCTTATCTGAATCAGCCAAATGGATACCAGAAGGAAAATAACGGTTCTGGACATGGGCCAACGAGGGGTACCGGAGAAATAACCTATGACACCGCTGTTGTTAGTCCAAGTGCTCAATTGATAAATGGATTTGAATCCACTCAATTCTCCCAACCTTATGGATTGGGGTTTTTGGACGGTTCACAATCTGGCAAGATGAAGGTCCTTTGCAGCTTTGGTGGAAAAATCTTGCCTAGGCCAAGTGATGGGAAACTTAGATATGTTGGGGGAGAAACTCGTATCGTTTCCATACGGTATAGTGATCTGTGGGAAGAACTTGTCGGAAAGACATTGGGAATTTGCAAGCAACCTCACATAATCAAGTACCAGCTTCCTGGTGAAGACCTTGATTCCCTTATATCCGTTTCCTCCAACGAGGATCTTCAGAATATGATGGAGGAATACCAAGGCCTTGAAAAGCTTGGGGGTTCTCAACGGCTAAGGATGTTTTTGATTCCTTTGAGTGAGTCTGAAAATTCATTTGCTCTCGATACAAATGGTATTCAGAAGAGCAACCCCGATTACGAATATGTTGTTGCAGTCAATGGCATAGTTGGCCCTAACCAGTGGAGAAGTAGCGAGCAGGTTTTGGAAAATGGCACGAGTCGGTTAAAAACTAGTTTGGAAGACAAGGAAAGCATTGGTGATACGAATTCTACTAAGAATgtttatgaatcccaaaatccAGTCCGGTCTCCCATTCAATCTGATCCCTTCTCTCTGGTGCAAGGTCTTCAGGGAGATTCAAAAAGTGGTTACACCCAAATTTATCCAGATAACTTATTATCTGGTAGCACGGAAAGCAACAGCTCATTCAGGACTGCTCAACTACCACATGAAAACTCTAGCATTGATGAGGCTACTTATTACTACCCCATGCATGGAGCAGAAATTTTAGTAAACCATCATCTTCCTGATAAAATTGATAATACCAGACAGCCAAGTAAGCCAGGTGGAGTGCACTTTCAAAACCGAATTCCCGGAAGAGAATTTTTTCTTCCTCCTAGCCTTGATCAAAATAGTAGCACTGTTGATGAATACTCTTGTGAGAGGCCAATGCTAAAGGAAAGGGCATTTCATTCTGAAAAGTTTGAAGATCCTACTGGTCTGTTGTCAGGATCTGGTGATTCTGTTGGTTCTCAACTTGTAATGCCACATGCGTTCTCTGATTCAAAGCTGCAGGAATATGGAAGGAGGTCTTCTTACTGCTCACAAGAAGGAATGAGCCCATCTCCCCCCTTGAGCTTCACAAAACCACAATTGTCTCCACTTGTTTCAGCTGCTTTGCAAGAGCCACTGCGGCCCGAGAATATTGATCCTGTCAATCCTCAGTTCCAACTTAAGTTGCTGGATGTGGAGCCTACAGTCTCTCGCAAAGGAATAGAGTTGCCCAATTGCTCCATAGGCTTGGAACCGTTGAGCAGGAATGATTATTCTCGAGCGGATGTGGGTGATAATGATGAAAAGTATCGACCAATGAAAGATGTAAAGTCAAAAATGTTCCAAAACCATGTTGATGACAATCGTTTAAGTTGGGAAATGTTGAACAAATTCGATGAAAAGGACCCCTTTTTACATGGGGATGGAAAGCTTTCTAAGAGCAGGCCACCTGCTATTTCCATTCTTAATAGTAATACTCCACGGCAAGAGTTACAGGTATCTGGGGGCATGATTTCTGAATCGTCGGGCATTGATTTGAAACCTTTTGCAGATAAAGTAATGGAAAGGCCCCAGAACATTCAACAGGAGAAGGCCCCAGATGATCTTATGGCTGAAGGCCAAAGAATCGCCAAAGATCAACATCATGTTTCAACTGCAGTAACAGATGGTGAAGTTGGAATTGGCATACCATGGCCCAACAACTTGGAAGTTTCAGGCCTGTTTCCAGTTTACCAACAACCCATGGATGAAAATTCTCTGGCTGATTTACTCTATGGTTTAAAAGACAGCCTAGTTTCTCATGAATCCTCAAATCCTTACCCATCTGCGGCTTTTGATAATGCTTCTATGGGGGAAAATTCacatatttttcatacaaagcAGAATACAATCCAGAAACCTGGTTTTAGGAGAGAAGTATCTCTAATTGATGATGATTTCGTGAATTACCCTGATCAGACAGTTGCGAAGTCAGACATTCTGGGATGCCCTGAAGACAAGGAAATGCCAGAAAAAATTTCACCTAATGTGTGTTATGAGCAAAATATGCTGGATCCCATGATTTTTGTTGAACAGGCGGCTGATAGCTTATTTCCCGGAATGGATACTTTCTCCGCAACTGTCCCTCATGCAGTGGATGCAACTGGTGGAGCAATTCTATCTTCCAATGTTGCGGAGCATGAAAGCATACTTGAAGAGTCCGACCCTGAG AGTGACAAAGGTGGTGATGGAGATAAGGGTGAATCGATTACTGATGCAGTGATAGCTGAATTTGAAGCTGACATTTATGGTTTGCAG ATTATAAAGAATGCTGATCTTGAAGAACTGCGAGAGTTAGGATCTGGTACATATGGAACTGTTTATCATGGGAAGTGGCGAGGATCAGATGTTGCTATCAAGAGAATTAGAAGTAGCTGCTTTTCTGGGAGATCATCAGAGCAAGAACGGTTG ACCAGAGACTTCTGGAGAGAGGCACGCATCCTTTCTAATCTTCATCATCCCAATGTGGTTGCTTTTTATGGGGTGGTACCAGACGCCGCTGGGGGAACCTTGGCAACTGTAACTGAATTTATGGCAAATGGCTCACTAAGGAATGTCCTAGTTAAGAAGGATAG ATCACTTGATCGCCGCAGGAAGCTTATTGTTGCCATGGATGCAGCTTTTGGCATGGAATACTTGCATTTAAAAAATATCGTCCATTTCGATCTTAAATGTGACAATCTACTAGTCAATCTGAGGGATCCACAACGACCCATATGCAAG GTTGGAGACTTTGGACTGTCCAGAATAAAGCGCAATACTCTAGTTTCTGGTGGTGTGCGAGGAACCCTCCCTTGGATGGCACCAGAATTGTTGAATGGTAGCAGCAGCCGGGTTTCTGAGAAG GTTGATGTATTTTCATTCGGCATTACCCTGTGGGAGATCCTAACAGGAGAGGAACCTTACGCAAATATGCATTGTGGGGCAATTATTG GGGGAATTTTGAAGAATACTCTTCGGCCCCCTATTCCTGAAAGGTGTGATCCGGAGTGGAGGAAACTGATAGAAGAGTGTTGGTCAACTGACGCTGAAGCACGACCCTCATTTACAGAGATTACAAACAGGTTGCGATCTATGTCTATGGCAGCCCAAGGAAAGGGACAAAGTAATCAAGCAAGATAG